A DNA window from Myxocyprinus asiaticus isolate MX2 ecotype Aquarium Trade chromosome 15, UBuf_Myxa_2, whole genome shotgun sequence contains the following coding sequences:
- the LOC127453103 gene encoding CREB-regulated transcription coactivator 2 isoform X2 translates to MSSAGVAGACGPGPTPGPNHGGSGPACGASNPRKFSEKIALHTQRQAEETAAFQEVMMDLTSTRIQAQKVRLARTQGPYYSGSLPNVNQIGRNTSDLQGSFQSPLDSSYSTRHHGLVERVHRDRRFISPSRPYRRQTDSSHSSSVYLSPPPDPSWRRNWNSNFPMDKSQIFHQLPTTALNRTNSDSALHTSVMNPPAADPFSAGHTLPPQNRSGMFSYPVPPIEENSPDDGRLLKPWDSRKFPLLSSRPKSCEVPGITVFPSPDQQGGAPHGSTVLNTGGSLPDLTSLHFPSPLPTPLDPDEPGYPPFSGGNSTGLSPGTLSNPSLHLSLSNPNIQSSLSSHSFPNSLSSASLHSSLSNPSLQSSLSSSPSLRSSLSNQSLHSSLSSQSLQSASSNACYSGSGSFSAQPQVSTSPRRRAQLSPVNLTPDTRRHHPKQFSPTGSSTLTSITQGVALDTSQLQVDQRLSPYSFSQQKQIQKGLASVQTSSHTHTVLPSSQTAQLHLHNMQNFQMQPRKLLNQNQNSMSYRTADAQQNQQPQDMQAQTGEPTEQQTAQTRPDLQNQPLPPLQQISPSFSSELDFYNDALFLNSLLNDPYMSLQLTGRHNQNQNQQLEGLNHDVGSGNVLKCHCGSYHCQQGTLELLDSTDQQLLTQSQCSSYSEGQHTVPNVILTGDSSSGLSKEITNALSGVPGFEIDPFSSDDPLRMDPLALEGLSMLTDGDLMLADPTVEDSFHSDHLK, encoded by the exons ATTCAGGCACAGAAGGTCCGATTGGCCAGAACTCAGGGCCCGTATTACAGCGGATCTCTGCCCAACGTCAACCAGATTGGCAGGAACACATCTGatctgcag GGCTCGTTTCAGTCTCCTCTGGACTCCAGTTACTCCACACGGCATCATGGTCTGGTGGAGAGAGTTCACAGAGACAGACGCTTCATCTCTCCCAGCAGGCCTTACAGGAGACAA ACAGACAGCTCTCACAGCAGCTCTGTGTATCTGTCCCCGCCCCCTGACCCCAGCTGGAGAAG GAACTGGAACAGTAATTTTCCCATGGACAAGAGCCAGATATTCCATCAGCTGCCAACCACAGCGCTCAACAG aACTAACTCAGATTCTGCGCTGCACACCAGTGTGATGAATCCACCCGCTGCAGACCCTTTCAGTGCGGGACACACACTCCCTCCACAGAACAGAAGCGGCA TGTTCTCGTATCCCGTCCCGCCCATCGAGGAGAACAGCCCTGATGATGGACGACTCCTCAAACCCTGGGACTCCAGAAAG TTTCCGCTGCTCTCTTCACGACCAAAGTCCTGTGAGGTGCCTGGAATCAC tGTATTTCCCTCTCCTGACCAGCAGGGCGGCGCTCCTCACGGCTCAACAGTGTTAAATACGGGCGGCTCGCTGCCGGATCTGACCAGTCTGCACTTCCCGTCTCCACTGCCCACCCCACTAGACCCTGACGAGCCTGGATACCCACCTTTCAGTGGTGGCAACAGTACGG GTCTGTCGCCGGGCACTCTGAGTAACCCCTCCCTCCATTTGTCGCTTAGCAACCCCAACATCCAATCATCTCTTAGCAGTCACTCATTCCCCAACTCTCTGAGCTCCGCCTCCCTGCACTCATCTCTCAGCAACCCCTCCCTCCAGTCCTCGTTAAGCTCCTCCCCCTCTCTGAGGTCATCACTCAGCAACCAATCGTTGCACTCCTCCCTCAGCAGTCAGTCCCTCCAATCAGCATCCAGTAATGCCTGTTACAGTGGCTCGGGTTCATTCTCTGCGCAGCCACAGGTCAGCACGTCCCCTCGCAGACGAGCGCAGCTGTCTCCTGTCAATCTGACCCCAGACACGCGCAGACATCACCCCAAACAGTTCTCGCCCACCGGCTCCTCCACTCTCACCTCCATCAcacag GGTGTGGCTCTAGACACCAGTCAGCTGCAGGTGGATCAGAGGTTGTCACCGTATTCTTTCAGTCAGCAGAAACAGATTCAGAAAGGTCTTGCTTCTGTGCAGACGAGCAGCCACACGCACACGGTCCTGCCGTCATCACAGACTGCGCAGCTGCACCTGCACAACATGCAGAACTTTCAGATGCAGCCGCGGAAACTTCTGAACCAAAACCAGAACTCCATGAGCTACAGGACTGCAGACGCACAGCAGAACCAGCAGCCGCAGGACATGCAGGCGCAGACGGGCGAACCGACAGAGCAGCAGACAGCGCAGACTCGACCCGATCTGCAGAACCAGCCACTCCCTCCCCTCCAGCAGATCAGTCCGTCTTTTAGCAGTGAACTGGACTTTTATAAC GACGCCCTGTTTCTCAACTCCCTGTTGAACGACCCGTACATGAGTCTGCAGTTAACCGGCCGACACAACCAGAACCAGAATCAACAG TTGGAGGGTTTGAATCATGATGTTGGTTCTGGTAATGTGCTAAAGTGTCACTGTGGTTCCTATCACTGCCAGCAGGGGACGCTGGAGCTGCTGGACTCCACAGATCAACAGTTGCTCACTCAGAGTCAGTGTTCAAGTTACAGCGAGGGGCAACACACTGTACCCAACGTCATACTCACAG gcgaTTCTTCATCAGGCCTGTCTAAGGAGATCACTAACGCATTGTCAGGTGTCCCGGGCTTTGAGATTGACCCGTTCTCTTCAGATGACCCGCTCCGAATGGACCCGCTGGCGCTGGAGGGTCTGAGCATGCTCACAGATGGAGACCTGATGCTGGCCGACCCCACGGTCGAAGACTCATTCCACTCAGACCACCTCAAATGA
- the LOC127453103 gene encoding CREB-regulated transcription coactivator 2 isoform X1: MSSAGVAGACGPGPTPGPNHGGSGPACGASNPRKFSEKIALHTQRQAEETAAFQEVMMDLTSTRIQAQKVRLARTQGPYYSGSLPNVNQIGRNTSDLQGSFQSPLDSSYSTRHHGLVERVHRDRRFISPSRPYRRQTDSSHSSSVYLSPPPDPSWRRNWNSNFPMDKSQIFHQLPTTALNRTNSDSALHTSVMNPPAADPFSAGHTLPPQNRSGMFSYPVPPIEENSPDDGRLLKPWDSRKFPLLSSRPKSCEVPGITVFPSPDQQGGAPHGSTVLNTGGSLPDLTSLHFPSPLPTPLDPDEPGYPPFSGGNSTGNITSTLTQLGINTSNAFHTPGLSPGTLSNPSLHLSLSNPNIQSSLSSHSFPNSLSSASLHSSLSNPSLQSSLSSSPSLRSSLSNQSLHSSLSSQSLQSASSNACYSGSGSFSAQPQVSTSPRRRAQLSPVNLTPDTRRHHPKQFSPTGSSTLTSITQGVALDTSQLQVDQRLSPYSFSQQKQIQKGLASVQTSSHTHTVLPSSQTAQLHLHNMQNFQMQPRKLLNQNQNSMSYRTADAQQNQQPQDMQAQTGEPTEQQTAQTRPDLQNQPLPPLQQISPSFSSELDFYNDALFLNSLLNDPYMSLQLTGRHNQNQNQQLEGLNHDVGSGNVLKCHCGSYHCQQGTLELLDSTDQQLLTQSQCSSYSEGQHTVPNVILTGDSSSGLSKEITNALSGVPGFEIDPFSSDDPLRMDPLALEGLSMLTDGDLMLADPTVEDSFHSDHLK, translated from the exons ATTCAGGCACAGAAGGTCCGATTGGCCAGAACTCAGGGCCCGTATTACAGCGGATCTCTGCCCAACGTCAACCAGATTGGCAGGAACACATCTGatctgcag GGCTCGTTTCAGTCTCCTCTGGACTCCAGTTACTCCACACGGCATCATGGTCTGGTGGAGAGAGTTCACAGAGACAGACGCTTCATCTCTCCCAGCAGGCCTTACAGGAGACAA ACAGACAGCTCTCACAGCAGCTCTGTGTATCTGTCCCCGCCCCCTGACCCCAGCTGGAGAAG GAACTGGAACAGTAATTTTCCCATGGACAAGAGCCAGATATTCCATCAGCTGCCAACCACAGCGCTCAACAG aACTAACTCAGATTCTGCGCTGCACACCAGTGTGATGAATCCACCCGCTGCAGACCCTTTCAGTGCGGGACACACACTCCCTCCACAGAACAGAAGCGGCA TGTTCTCGTATCCCGTCCCGCCCATCGAGGAGAACAGCCCTGATGATGGACGACTCCTCAAACCCTGGGACTCCAGAAAG TTTCCGCTGCTCTCTTCACGACCAAAGTCCTGTGAGGTGCCTGGAATCAC tGTATTTCCCTCTCCTGACCAGCAGGGCGGCGCTCCTCACGGCTCAACAGTGTTAAATACGGGCGGCTCGCTGCCGGATCTGACCAGTCTGCACTTCCCGTCTCCACTGCCCACCCCACTAGACCCTGACGAGCCTGGATACCCACCTTTCAGTGGTGGCAACAGTACGGGTAACATCACCTCCACCCTCACCCAGCTGGGCATCAACACATCCAACGCCTTCCACACACCAG GTCTGTCGCCGGGCACTCTGAGTAACCCCTCCCTCCATTTGTCGCTTAGCAACCCCAACATCCAATCATCTCTTAGCAGTCACTCATTCCCCAACTCTCTGAGCTCCGCCTCCCTGCACTCATCTCTCAGCAACCCCTCCCTCCAGTCCTCGTTAAGCTCCTCCCCCTCTCTGAGGTCATCACTCAGCAACCAATCGTTGCACTCCTCCCTCAGCAGTCAGTCCCTCCAATCAGCATCCAGTAATGCCTGTTACAGTGGCTCGGGTTCATTCTCTGCGCAGCCACAGGTCAGCACGTCCCCTCGCAGACGAGCGCAGCTGTCTCCTGTCAATCTGACCCCAGACACGCGCAGACATCACCCCAAACAGTTCTCGCCCACCGGCTCCTCCACTCTCACCTCCATCAcacag GGTGTGGCTCTAGACACCAGTCAGCTGCAGGTGGATCAGAGGTTGTCACCGTATTCTTTCAGTCAGCAGAAACAGATTCAGAAAGGTCTTGCTTCTGTGCAGACGAGCAGCCACACGCACACGGTCCTGCCGTCATCACAGACTGCGCAGCTGCACCTGCACAACATGCAGAACTTTCAGATGCAGCCGCGGAAACTTCTGAACCAAAACCAGAACTCCATGAGCTACAGGACTGCAGACGCACAGCAGAACCAGCAGCCGCAGGACATGCAGGCGCAGACGGGCGAACCGACAGAGCAGCAGACAGCGCAGACTCGACCCGATCTGCAGAACCAGCCACTCCCTCCCCTCCAGCAGATCAGTCCGTCTTTTAGCAGTGAACTGGACTTTTATAAC GACGCCCTGTTTCTCAACTCCCTGTTGAACGACCCGTACATGAGTCTGCAGTTAACCGGCCGACACAACCAGAACCAGAATCAACAG TTGGAGGGTTTGAATCATGATGTTGGTTCTGGTAATGTGCTAAAGTGTCACTGTGGTTCCTATCACTGCCAGCAGGGGACGCTGGAGCTGCTGGACTCCACAGATCAACAGTTGCTCACTCAGAGTCAGTGTTCAAGTTACAGCGAGGGGCAACACACTGTACCCAACGTCATACTCACAG gcgaTTCTTCATCAGGCCTGTCTAAGGAGATCACTAACGCATTGTCAGGTGTCCCGGGCTTTGAGATTGACCCGTTCTCTTCAGATGACCCGCTCCGAATGGACCCGCTGGCGCTGGAGGGTCTGAGCATGCTCACAGATGGAGACCTGATGCTGGCCGACCCCACGGTCGAAGACTCATTCCACTCAGACCACCTCAAATGA
- the LOC127453103 gene encoding CREB-regulated transcription coactivator 2 isoform X3 has translation MSSAGVAGACGPGPTPGPNHGGSGPACGASNPRKFSEKIALHTQRQAEETAAFQEVMMDLTSTRIQAQKVRLARTQGPYYSGSLPNVNQIGRNTSDLQGSFQSPLDSSYSTRHHGLVERVHRDRRFISPSRPYRRQTDSSHSSSVYLSPPPDPSWRRNWNSNFPMDKSQIFHQLPTTALNRTNSDSALHTSVMNPPAADPFSAGHTLPPQNRSGMFSYPVPPIEENSPDDGRLLKPWDSRKFPLLSSRPKSCEVPGITVFPSPDQQGGAPHGSTVLNTGGSLPDLTSLHFPSPLPTPLDPDEPGYPPFSGGNSTGNITSTLTQLGINTSNAFHTPGLSPGTLSNPSLHLSLSNPNIQSSLSSHSFPNSLSSASLHSSLSNPSLQSSLSSSPSLRSSLSNQSLHSSLSSQSLQSASSNACYSGSGSFSAQPQVSTSPRRRAQLSPVNLTPDTRRHHPKQFSPTGSSTLTSITQGVALDTSQLQVDQRLSPYSFSQQKQIQKGLASVQTSSHTHTVLPSSQTAQLHLHNMQNFQMQPRKLLNQNQNSMSYRTADAQQNQQPQDMQAQTGEPTEQQTAQTRPDLQNQPLPPLQQISPSFSSELDFYNDALFLNSLLNDPYMSLQLTGRHNQNQNQQQGTLELLDSTDQQLLTQSQCSSYSEGQHTVPNVILTGDSSSGLSKEITNALSGVPGFEIDPFSSDDPLRMDPLALEGLSMLTDGDLMLADPTVEDSFHSDHLK, from the exons ATTCAGGCACAGAAGGTCCGATTGGCCAGAACTCAGGGCCCGTATTACAGCGGATCTCTGCCCAACGTCAACCAGATTGGCAGGAACACATCTGatctgcag GGCTCGTTTCAGTCTCCTCTGGACTCCAGTTACTCCACACGGCATCATGGTCTGGTGGAGAGAGTTCACAGAGACAGACGCTTCATCTCTCCCAGCAGGCCTTACAGGAGACAA ACAGACAGCTCTCACAGCAGCTCTGTGTATCTGTCCCCGCCCCCTGACCCCAGCTGGAGAAG GAACTGGAACAGTAATTTTCCCATGGACAAGAGCCAGATATTCCATCAGCTGCCAACCACAGCGCTCAACAG aACTAACTCAGATTCTGCGCTGCACACCAGTGTGATGAATCCACCCGCTGCAGACCCTTTCAGTGCGGGACACACACTCCCTCCACAGAACAGAAGCGGCA TGTTCTCGTATCCCGTCCCGCCCATCGAGGAGAACAGCCCTGATGATGGACGACTCCTCAAACCCTGGGACTCCAGAAAG TTTCCGCTGCTCTCTTCACGACCAAAGTCCTGTGAGGTGCCTGGAATCAC tGTATTTCCCTCTCCTGACCAGCAGGGCGGCGCTCCTCACGGCTCAACAGTGTTAAATACGGGCGGCTCGCTGCCGGATCTGACCAGTCTGCACTTCCCGTCTCCACTGCCCACCCCACTAGACCCTGACGAGCCTGGATACCCACCTTTCAGTGGTGGCAACAGTACGGGTAACATCACCTCCACCCTCACCCAGCTGGGCATCAACACATCCAACGCCTTCCACACACCAG GTCTGTCGCCGGGCACTCTGAGTAACCCCTCCCTCCATTTGTCGCTTAGCAACCCCAACATCCAATCATCTCTTAGCAGTCACTCATTCCCCAACTCTCTGAGCTCCGCCTCCCTGCACTCATCTCTCAGCAACCCCTCCCTCCAGTCCTCGTTAAGCTCCTCCCCCTCTCTGAGGTCATCACTCAGCAACCAATCGTTGCACTCCTCCCTCAGCAGTCAGTCCCTCCAATCAGCATCCAGTAATGCCTGTTACAGTGGCTCGGGTTCATTCTCTGCGCAGCCACAGGTCAGCACGTCCCCTCGCAGACGAGCGCAGCTGTCTCCTGTCAATCTGACCCCAGACACGCGCAGACATCACCCCAAACAGTTCTCGCCCACCGGCTCCTCCACTCTCACCTCCATCAcacag GGTGTGGCTCTAGACACCAGTCAGCTGCAGGTGGATCAGAGGTTGTCACCGTATTCTTTCAGTCAGCAGAAACAGATTCAGAAAGGTCTTGCTTCTGTGCAGACGAGCAGCCACACGCACACGGTCCTGCCGTCATCACAGACTGCGCAGCTGCACCTGCACAACATGCAGAACTTTCAGATGCAGCCGCGGAAACTTCTGAACCAAAACCAGAACTCCATGAGCTACAGGACTGCAGACGCACAGCAGAACCAGCAGCCGCAGGACATGCAGGCGCAGACGGGCGAACCGACAGAGCAGCAGACAGCGCAGACTCGACCCGATCTGCAGAACCAGCCACTCCCTCCCCTCCAGCAGATCAGTCCGTCTTTTAGCAGTGAACTGGACTTTTATAAC GACGCCCTGTTTCTCAACTCCCTGTTGAACGACCCGTACATGAGTCTGCAGTTAACCGGCCGACACAACCAGAACCAGAATCAACAG CAGGGGACGCTGGAGCTGCTGGACTCCACAGATCAACAGTTGCTCACTCAGAGTCAGTGTTCAAGTTACAGCGAGGGGCAACACACTGTACCCAACGTCATACTCACAG gcgaTTCTTCATCAGGCCTGTCTAAGGAGATCACTAACGCATTGTCAGGTGTCCCGGGCTTTGAGATTGACCCGTTCTCTTCAGATGACCCGCTCCGAATGGACCCGCTGGCGCTGGAGGGTCTGAGCATGCTCACAGATGGAGACCTGATGCTGGCCGACCCCACGGTCGAAGACTCATTCCACTCAGACCACCTCAAATGA
- the LOC127453103 gene encoding CREB-regulated transcription coactivator 2 isoform X5 — translation MSSAGVAGACGPGPTPGPNHGGSGPACGASNPRKFSEKIALHTQRQAEETAAFQEVMMDLTSTRIQAQKVRLARTQGPYYSGSLPNVNQIGRNTSDLQGSFQSPLDSSYSTRHHGLVERVHRDRRFISPSRPYRRQTDSSHSSSVYLSPPPDPSWRRNWNSNFPMDKSQIFHQLPTTALNRTNSDSALHTSVMNPPAADPFSAGHTLPPQNRSGMFSYPVPPIEENSPDDGRLLKPWDSRKFPLLSSRPKSCEVPGITVFPSPDQQGGAPHGSTVLNTGGSLPDLTSLHFPSPLPTPLDPDEPGYPPFSGGNSTGNITSTLTQLGINTSNAFHTPGLSPGTLSNPSLHLSLSNPNIQSSLSSHSFPNSLSSASLHSSLSNPSLQSSLSSSPSLRSSLSNQSLHSSLSSQSLQSASSNACYSGSGSFSAQPQVSTSPRRRAQLSPVNLTPDTRRHHPKQFSPTGSSTLTSITQGVALDTSQLQVDQRLSPYSFSQQKQIQKGLASVQTSSHTHTVLPSSQTAQLHLHNMQNFQMQPRKLLNQNQNSMSYRTADAQQNQQPQDMQAQTGEPTEQQTAQTRPDLQNQPLPPLQQISPSFSSELDFYNDALFLNSLLNDPYMSLQLTGRHNQNQNQQGTLELLDSTDQQLLTQSQCSSYSEGQHTVPNVILTGDSSSGLSKEITNALSGVPGFEIDPFSSDDPLRMDPLALEGLSMLTDGDLMLADPTVEDSFHSDHLK, via the exons ATTCAGGCACAGAAGGTCCGATTGGCCAGAACTCAGGGCCCGTATTACAGCGGATCTCTGCCCAACGTCAACCAGATTGGCAGGAACACATCTGatctgcag GGCTCGTTTCAGTCTCCTCTGGACTCCAGTTACTCCACACGGCATCATGGTCTGGTGGAGAGAGTTCACAGAGACAGACGCTTCATCTCTCCCAGCAGGCCTTACAGGAGACAA ACAGACAGCTCTCACAGCAGCTCTGTGTATCTGTCCCCGCCCCCTGACCCCAGCTGGAGAAG GAACTGGAACAGTAATTTTCCCATGGACAAGAGCCAGATATTCCATCAGCTGCCAACCACAGCGCTCAACAG aACTAACTCAGATTCTGCGCTGCACACCAGTGTGATGAATCCACCCGCTGCAGACCCTTTCAGTGCGGGACACACACTCCCTCCACAGAACAGAAGCGGCA TGTTCTCGTATCCCGTCCCGCCCATCGAGGAGAACAGCCCTGATGATGGACGACTCCTCAAACCCTGGGACTCCAGAAAG TTTCCGCTGCTCTCTTCACGACCAAAGTCCTGTGAGGTGCCTGGAATCAC tGTATTTCCCTCTCCTGACCAGCAGGGCGGCGCTCCTCACGGCTCAACAGTGTTAAATACGGGCGGCTCGCTGCCGGATCTGACCAGTCTGCACTTCCCGTCTCCACTGCCCACCCCACTAGACCCTGACGAGCCTGGATACCCACCTTTCAGTGGTGGCAACAGTACGGGTAACATCACCTCCACCCTCACCCAGCTGGGCATCAACACATCCAACGCCTTCCACACACCAG GTCTGTCGCCGGGCACTCTGAGTAACCCCTCCCTCCATTTGTCGCTTAGCAACCCCAACATCCAATCATCTCTTAGCAGTCACTCATTCCCCAACTCTCTGAGCTCCGCCTCCCTGCACTCATCTCTCAGCAACCCCTCCCTCCAGTCCTCGTTAAGCTCCTCCCCCTCTCTGAGGTCATCACTCAGCAACCAATCGTTGCACTCCTCCCTCAGCAGTCAGTCCCTCCAATCAGCATCCAGTAATGCCTGTTACAGTGGCTCGGGTTCATTCTCTGCGCAGCCACAGGTCAGCACGTCCCCTCGCAGACGAGCGCAGCTGTCTCCTGTCAATCTGACCCCAGACACGCGCAGACATCACCCCAAACAGTTCTCGCCCACCGGCTCCTCCACTCTCACCTCCATCAcacag GGTGTGGCTCTAGACACCAGTCAGCTGCAGGTGGATCAGAGGTTGTCACCGTATTCTTTCAGTCAGCAGAAACAGATTCAGAAAGGTCTTGCTTCTGTGCAGACGAGCAGCCACACGCACACGGTCCTGCCGTCATCACAGACTGCGCAGCTGCACCTGCACAACATGCAGAACTTTCAGATGCAGCCGCGGAAACTTCTGAACCAAAACCAGAACTCCATGAGCTACAGGACTGCAGACGCACAGCAGAACCAGCAGCCGCAGGACATGCAGGCGCAGACGGGCGAACCGACAGAGCAGCAGACAGCGCAGACTCGACCCGATCTGCAGAACCAGCCACTCCCTCCCCTCCAGCAGATCAGTCCGTCTTTTAGCAGTGAACTGGACTTTTATAAC GACGCCCTGTTTCTCAACTCCCTGTTGAACGACCCGTACATGAGTCTGCAGTTAACCGGCCGACACAACCAGAACCAGAATCAACAG GGGACGCTGGAGCTGCTGGACTCCACAGATCAACAGTTGCTCACTCAGAGTCAGTGTTCAAGTTACAGCGAGGGGCAACACACTGTACCCAACGTCATACTCACAG gcgaTTCTTCATCAGGCCTGTCTAAGGAGATCACTAACGCATTGTCAGGTGTCCCGGGCTTTGAGATTGACCCGTTCTCTTCAGATGACCCGCTCCGAATGGACCCGCTGGCGCTGGAGGGTCTGAGCATGCTCACAGATGGAGACCTGATGCTGGCCGACCCCACGGTCGAAGACTCATTCCACTCAGACCACCTCAAATGA
- the LOC127453103 gene encoding CREB-regulated transcription coactivator 2 isoform X4, which produces MSSAGVAGACGPGPTPGPNHGGSGPACGASNPRKFSEKIALHTQRQAEETAAFQEVMMDLTSTRIQAQKVRLARTQGPYYSGSLPNVNQIGRNTSDLQGSFQSPLDSSYSTRHHGLVERVHRDRRFISPSRPYRRQTDSSHSSSVYLSPPPDPSWRRTNSDSALHTSVMNPPAADPFSAGHTLPPQNRSGMFSYPVPPIEENSPDDGRLLKPWDSRKFPLLSSRPKSCEVPGITVFPSPDQQGGAPHGSTVLNTGGSLPDLTSLHFPSPLPTPLDPDEPGYPPFSGGNSTGNITSTLTQLGINTSNAFHTPGLSPGTLSNPSLHLSLSNPNIQSSLSSHSFPNSLSSASLHSSLSNPSLQSSLSSSPSLRSSLSNQSLHSSLSSQSLQSASSNACYSGSGSFSAQPQVSTSPRRRAQLSPVNLTPDTRRHHPKQFSPTGSSTLTSITQGVALDTSQLQVDQRLSPYSFSQQKQIQKGLASVQTSSHTHTVLPSSQTAQLHLHNMQNFQMQPRKLLNQNQNSMSYRTADAQQNQQPQDMQAQTGEPTEQQTAQTRPDLQNQPLPPLQQISPSFSSELDFYNDALFLNSLLNDPYMSLQLTGRHNQNQNQQLEGLNHDVGSGNVLKCHCGSYHCQQGTLELLDSTDQQLLTQSQCSSYSEGQHTVPNVILTGDSSSGLSKEITNALSGVPGFEIDPFSSDDPLRMDPLALEGLSMLTDGDLMLADPTVEDSFHSDHLK; this is translated from the exons ATTCAGGCACAGAAGGTCCGATTGGCCAGAACTCAGGGCCCGTATTACAGCGGATCTCTGCCCAACGTCAACCAGATTGGCAGGAACACATCTGatctgcag GGCTCGTTTCAGTCTCCTCTGGACTCCAGTTACTCCACACGGCATCATGGTCTGGTGGAGAGAGTTCACAGAGACAGACGCTTCATCTCTCCCAGCAGGCCTTACAGGAGACAA ACAGACAGCTCTCACAGCAGCTCTGTGTATCTGTCCCCGCCCCCTGACCCCAGCTGGAGAAG aACTAACTCAGATTCTGCGCTGCACACCAGTGTGATGAATCCACCCGCTGCAGACCCTTTCAGTGCGGGACACACACTCCCTCCACAGAACAGAAGCGGCA TGTTCTCGTATCCCGTCCCGCCCATCGAGGAGAACAGCCCTGATGATGGACGACTCCTCAAACCCTGGGACTCCAGAAAG TTTCCGCTGCTCTCTTCACGACCAAAGTCCTGTGAGGTGCCTGGAATCAC tGTATTTCCCTCTCCTGACCAGCAGGGCGGCGCTCCTCACGGCTCAACAGTGTTAAATACGGGCGGCTCGCTGCCGGATCTGACCAGTCTGCACTTCCCGTCTCCACTGCCCACCCCACTAGACCCTGACGAGCCTGGATACCCACCTTTCAGTGGTGGCAACAGTACGGGTAACATCACCTCCACCCTCACCCAGCTGGGCATCAACACATCCAACGCCTTCCACACACCAG GTCTGTCGCCGGGCACTCTGAGTAACCCCTCCCTCCATTTGTCGCTTAGCAACCCCAACATCCAATCATCTCTTAGCAGTCACTCATTCCCCAACTCTCTGAGCTCCGCCTCCCTGCACTCATCTCTCAGCAACCCCTCCCTCCAGTCCTCGTTAAGCTCCTCCCCCTCTCTGAGGTCATCACTCAGCAACCAATCGTTGCACTCCTCCCTCAGCAGTCAGTCCCTCCAATCAGCATCCAGTAATGCCTGTTACAGTGGCTCGGGTTCATTCTCTGCGCAGCCACAGGTCAGCACGTCCCCTCGCAGACGAGCGCAGCTGTCTCCTGTCAATCTGACCCCAGACACGCGCAGACATCACCCCAAACAGTTCTCGCCCACCGGCTCCTCCACTCTCACCTCCATCAcacag GGTGTGGCTCTAGACACCAGTCAGCTGCAGGTGGATCAGAGGTTGTCACCGTATTCTTTCAGTCAGCAGAAACAGATTCAGAAAGGTCTTGCTTCTGTGCAGACGAGCAGCCACACGCACACGGTCCTGCCGTCATCACAGACTGCGCAGCTGCACCTGCACAACATGCAGAACTTTCAGATGCAGCCGCGGAAACTTCTGAACCAAAACCAGAACTCCATGAGCTACAGGACTGCAGACGCACAGCAGAACCAGCAGCCGCAGGACATGCAGGCGCAGACGGGCGAACCGACAGAGCAGCAGACAGCGCAGACTCGACCCGATCTGCAGAACCAGCCACTCCCTCCCCTCCAGCAGATCAGTCCGTCTTTTAGCAGTGAACTGGACTTTTATAAC GACGCCCTGTTTCTCAACTCCCTGTTGAACGACCCGTACATGAGTCTGCAGTTAACCGGCCGACACAACCAGAACCAGAATCAACAG TTGGAGGGTTTGAATCATGATGTTGGTTCTGGTAATGTGCTAAAGTGTCACTGTGGTTCCTATCACTGCCAGCAGGGGACGCTGGAGCTGCTGGACTCCACAGATCAACAGTTGCTCACTCAGAGTCAGTGTTCAAGTTACAGCGAGGGGCAACACACTGTACCCAACGTCATACTCACAG gcgaTTCTTCATCAGGCCTGTCTAAGGAGATCACTAACGCATTGTCAGGTGTCCCGGGCTTTGAGATTGACCCGTTCTCTTCAGATGACCCGCTCCGAATGGACCCGCTGGCGCTGGAGGGTCTGAGCATGCTCACAGATGGAGACCTGATGCTGGCCGACCCCACGGTCGAAGACTCATTCCACTCAGACCACCTCAAATGA